One Nocardioides aromaticivorans genomic window carries:
- a CDS encoding amidohydrolase family protein produces MTDRPTEVQEVRSFWEGLGLPGLVDLHTHFLPPGIQRAVWAVFDEAGPKIGRPWPIRYRQSLEERVALLRDFGVRAFPTHPYAHKPGVASYLNDWSGEFAAGVPEVLRSATFYPEPEAGEYVAELVEDGVRIFKIHLQVGEFVADDPVLDPVWAVLEDSGTPVTVHAGSGPVGNAFTGPGSVARLLRRHPRLRLVVAHMGAPEYEDFLVLAERHENVHLDTTMVFTDFFDRDAAYPAGLLPRLKDLQAKVLLGSDFPTIPYPYHHQLEGLARLELGDDWLRDVCWHNALRLLGPDAANS; encoded by the coding sequence GTGACTGATCGGCCGACCGAGGTCCAGGAGGTCCGCTCCTTCTGGGAGGGGCTCGGCCTGCCCGGGCTGGTCGACCTGCACACCCACTTCCTGCCGCCGGGCATCCAGCGCGCGGTGTGGGCGGTGTTCGACGAGGCCGGCCCGAAGATCGGTCGGCCGTGGCCGATCCGCTACCGGCAGTCGCTGGAGGAGCGGGTCGCGCTCCTGCGCGACTTCGGGGTCCGTGCCTTCCCGACCCATCCCTATGCGCACAAGCCCGGCGTGGCGTCGTACCTCAACGACTGGTCGGGGGAGTTCGCCGCGGGCGTGCCGGAGGTACTGCGCTCGGCGACCTTCTACCCCGAGCCCGAGGCGGGGGAGTACGTCGCCGAGCTCGTCGAGGACGGCGTGCGGATCTTCAAGATCCACCTCCAGGTCGGCGAGTTCGTCGCCGACGACCCGGTCCTGGACCCGGTCTGGGCGGTGCTGGAGGACAGCGGGACGCCGGTCACCGTGCACGCCGGCTCCGGTCCCGTCGGCAACGCCTTCACCGGGCCGGGCTCGGTGGCCCGCCTGCTGCGCCGGCACCCGCGGCTGCGGCTGGTCGTCGCGCACATGGGTGCGCCGGAGTACGAGGACTTCCTCGTCCTCGCCGAGCGCCACGAGAACGTCCACCTCGACACCACGATGGTCTTCACCGACTTCTTCGACCGGGACGCCGCCTATCCCGCGGGCCTGCTCCCGCGGCTGAAGGACCTGCAGGCCAAGGTGCTGCTCGGCTCGGACTTCCCGACCATCCCGTACCCCTACCACCACCAGCTCGAGGGTCTGGCCCGGCTCGAGCTCGGCGACGACTGGCTCCGCGACGTCTGCTGGCACAACGCCTTGCGGCTGCTCGGCCCCGACGCCGCAAATTCTTGA
- the ftsX gene encoding permease-like cell division protein FtsX translates to MQLRHVFSELSTGLRRNLTMHLAVVVTLFVSLTLAGIGILVQREATIAVDELGSELQIRVNLCTEDDPSLRRGTANCASGEVTAAQKERIEQELESSPEVESFDFESKQESFETAYEQAKRKDRGYLFEGDGAVVTVEQWPAAYWVTLKSPDKADGVISAVEGLDGVASILDQRDAMKQIFGIMTVLKYGSWIGSGFLLFAALLQVANTIRLAALARRREIAIMRLVGASTLYIALPFLLEALVTAIVGVGLAAGALAAFQFWGVENGMAERVTFLPWVDWSDYGHALYGYLPPGILLLGPALTLVPTLLLTRKYVKV, encoded by the coding sequence ATGCAGCTGCGCCATGTCTTCAGCGAGCTCAGCACCGGCCTGCGCCGCAACCTGACCATGCACCTCGCCGTCGTCGTCACGCTGTTCGTGTCGCTGACCCTCGCCGGCATCGGCATCCTCGTGCAGCGCGAGGCGACGATCGCCGTCGACGAGCTCGGCAGCGAGCTCCAGATCCGGGTCAACCTCTGCACCGAGGACGACCCCTCCCTGCGCCGCGGCACGGCCAACTGCGCGAGCGGTGAGGTCACCGCCGCGCAGAAGGAGCGCATCGAGCAGGAGCTCGAGTCCAGCCCCGAGGTCGAGTCCTTCGACTTCGAGAGCAAGCAGGAGAGCTTCGAGACCGCCTACGAGCAGGCCAAGCGCAAGGACCGCGGCTACCTCTTCGAGGGCGACGGCGCGGTCGTCACGGTCGAGCAGTGGCCGGCGGCGTACTGGGTGACGCTGAAGTCGCCCGACAAGGCCGATGGCGTGATCAGCGCGGTCGAGGGCCTCGACGGCGTCGCGAGCATCCTCGACCAGCGCGACGCCATGAAGCAGATCTTCGGGATCATGACGGTCCTCAAGTACGGCTCGTGGATCGGCTCCGGGTTCCTCCTCTTCGCCGCCCTGCTCCAGGTCGCGAACACGATCCGGCTGGCCGCCCTGGCGCGCCGCCGCGAGATCGCGATCATGCGCCTCGTGGGTGCCTCCACGCTCTACATCGCGCTGCCGTTCCTGCTCGAGGCGCTGGTCACCGCGATCGTCGGCGTCGGCCTCGCCGCCGGCGCGCTGGCCGCCTTCCAGTTCTGGGGCGTCGAGAACGGCATGGCCGAGCGGGTGACCTTCCTGCCCTGGGTGGACTGGAGCGACTACGGCCACGCGCTCTACGGCTACCTCCCGCCGGGCATCCTGCTGCTCGGCCCGGCGCTGACCTTGGTCCCGACACTCCTGCTGACCCGGAAATACGTCAAAGTCTGA
- a CDS encoding fibronectin type III domain-containing protein, whose amino-acid sequence MLRSGLLALTSLAVSVAVSVAGLAMPATADDSTGPDPAPPGLVVTEDGGSFYLDEWGPPPSTPTVTSRSVATALASYTEADAFALHSRPGAAQKIFLDFDGGSLLSTNSWLLQGLSTLLFPGWSLDGSAAFSDSERATVIEVWARMAEDFAPFDIDVTTEEPASGGLFRSSSGDTSYGTRVAFSSGTSISAALCRSACGGLAWIGTFDAILSGGETRSPAWVFPSSLGNRAKSMAEAGSHEAGHTLGLGHDGTTTSGYYGGTSLWGPLMGSPYSAGVTQWSKGDYANANNHEDDLAVAQTNGVTLRADEAGDSVATAVPLAALSGGRGVITTRDDEDWITVTDCSGTVTVHADPASVGGNLDIGLELRGPTGTLITSAATATNRMTSGVTGLDAGFSRTLSGGPYHVVVKGIGSGTTSPSTWPSIGYDDYGSLGAYRLTVTGCSAGEVPPGDDPPGDEPPVVGPPPTTTATRPGAPSRPRALPGTRGGIRTIVARWTPPAVTGGTSITGYQITAYRIGVTGRVVARASARTLAAGTHRVSLRLPRGRWVVRVRARNAVGWGPLSAASARVVPR is encoded by the coding sequence ATGCTGCGATCCGGCCTGCTCGCCCTGACCTCGCTGGCCGTCTCGGTGGCCGTCTCGGTGGCGGGCCTGGCGATGCCGGCCACCGCCGACGACTCCACCGGTCCCGACCCGGCCCCGCCCGGGCTCGTCGTGACCGAGGACGGCGGCAGCTTCTACCTCGACGAGTGGGGTCCCCCGCCGAGCACCCCGACGGTGACCAGCCGGTCGGTGGCGACCGCGCTGGCGTCGTACACGGAGGCGGACGCGTTCGCGCTGCACAGCCGGCCCGGTGCGGCGCAGAAGATCTTCCTCGACTTCGACGGCGGCAGCCTGCTGTCCACCAACTCGTGGCTGCTCCAGGGCCTCAGCACCCTGCTCTTCCCCGGGTGGTCGCTCGACGGCTCGGCGGCCTTCTCCGACTCCGAGCGGGCGACCGTGATCGAGGTGTGGGCGCGGATGGCGGAGGACTTCGCGCCCTTCGACATCGACGTGACCACCGAGGAGCCGGCGTCGGGCGGGCTGTTCCGCAGCTCCTCGGGCGACACGAGCTACGGCACGCGCGTGGCGTTCTCGTCCGGCACGTCGATCTCGGCGGCGCTGTGCCGGAGCGCCTGCGGCGGCCTGGCGTGGATCGGCACCTTCGACGCGATCCTCAGCGGCGGCGAGACGCGCAGCCCGGCGTGGGTGTTCCCCAGCTCGCTCGGCAACCGGGCCAAGAGCATGGCCGAGGCCGGCAGCCACGAGGCCGGGCACACGCTCGGCCTGGGCCACGACGGCACCACGACGAGCGGCTACTACGGCGGGACGTCGCTGTGGGGACCGTTGATGGGCAGCCCCTACTCGGCCGGGGTCACCCAGTGGTCGAAGGGCGACTACGCGAACGCCAACAACCACGAGGACGACCTCGCGGTCGCGCAGACCAACGGCGTCACCCTCCGCGCGGACGAGGCCGGTGACTCCGTCGCCACCGCGGTCCCCCTCGCCGCCCTGTCCGGCGGCCGTGGCGTCATCACCACCCGCGACGACGAGGACTGGATCACCGTCACCGACTGCTCCGGCACCGTCACGGTCCACGCCGACCCGGCATCGGTCGGCGGCAACCTCGACATCGGGCTCGAGCTGCGCGGCCCCACCGGCACCCTGATCACCTCGGCTGCCACCGCGACCAACCGGATGACGTCCGGCGTGACCGGCCTCGACGCCGGCTTCTCCCGGACCCTCAGCGGCGGGCCGTACCACGTCGTCGTCAAGGGCATCGGCTCCGGCACGACCAGCCCGAGCACCTGGCCGTCCATCGGGTACGACGACTACGGCAGCCTCGGGGCCTACCGCCTGACCGTCACGGGCTGCAGCGCCGGCGAGGTTCCGCCCGGCGACGACCCGCCGGGCGACGAGCCCCCGGTGGTCGGGCCGCCGCCCACGACCACGGCGACCCGACCGGGCGCCCCTTCCCGGCCGCGCGCGCTGCCGGGCACCCGCGGCGGGATCCGCACGATCGTCGCGCGCTGGACGCCTCCGGCGGTGACCGGCGGGACGTCCATCACGGGCTACCAGATCACGGCCTACCGGATCGGCGTCACCGGACGCGTCGTCGCTCGCGCCAGCGCCCGCACCCTGGCAGCCGGCACGCACCGGGTCTCGCTGCGGCTGCCGCGGGGACGCTGGGTGGTCCGGGTCCGGGCCCGCAATGCGGTCGGGTGGGGTCCGCTCAGTGCGGCGTCGGCGCGGGTGGTGCCGCGCTGA
- the ftsE gene encoding cell division ATP-binding protein FtsE: MIRFEKVTKRYAGPGRPALDQVTLDIDKGEFVYLVGQSGSGKSTALRLVLRELRPTSGRVYVAGKEINRMAGWKVPRLRRQIGTVFQDFRLLPNKTVAENVTFAQQVIGKSHREISKSVPETLELVGLKDKADRMPDELSGGEQQRVAVARAYVNRPMILIADEPTGNLDPQTSVGIMNLLGDINQTGTTVVMATHDHGIVDQFTKRVIELENGKVIRDEAGGSYGFQHLDNQQEG; the protein is encoded by the coding sequence GTGATTCGCTTCGAGAAGGTCACCAAACGCTATGCCGGTCCGGGCCGTCCTGCCCTCGACCAGGTCACCCTGGACATCGACAAGGGAGAGTTCGTCTACCTCGTCGGACAGTCCGGCTCCGGGAAGTCGACCGCCCTGCGGCTGGTCCTCCGTGAGCTGCGTCCGACCTCCGGCCGGGTCTACGTCGCGGGCAAGGAGATCAACCGGATGGCCGGCTGGAAGGTGCCCCGGCTGCGTCGCCAGATCGGCACCGTCTTCCAGGACTTCCGCCTGCTCCCCAACAAGACCGTCGCCGAGAACGTCACCTTCGCCCAGCAGGTGATCGGCAAGTCGCACCGCGAGATCAGCAAGTCGGTCCCCGAGACGCTCGAGCTGGTCGGTCTCAAGGACAAGGCCGACCGCATGCCCGACGAGCTCTCGGGTGGCGAGCAGCAGCGTGTGGCCGTCGCCCGCGCCTACGTCAACCGGCCGATGATCCTCATCGCCGACGAGCCGACCGGCAACCTCGACCCGCAGACCTCGGTCGGGATCATGAACCTCCTCGGTGACATCAACCAGACCGGTACGACGGTGGTGATGGCCACCCACGACCACGGGATCGTCGACCAGTTCACCAAGCGGGTGATCGAGCTGGAGAACGGCAAGGTCATTCGCGACGAGGCCGGCGGCAGCTACGGCTTCCAGCACCTCGACAACCAGCAGGAGGGCTGA
- a CDS encoding endonuclease V — MDGVTRVGAVDVHYDGDGGGRAALIVCEDSTCSTVTSEHVVRIARTLPYESGALYKRELPCIQAVLTSAPPVDLLLVDGYATLDPKGRPGLGAHAARAFGIPVIGVAKTSFHSATHAIEVIRGAATRPLYVTTAGGVSLDNAARLVAAMAGSHRLPDALAKADRLARGREEPRTIGPF, encoded by the coding sequence ATGGACGGCGTGACGCGGGTGGGCGCCGTCGACGTCCACTACGACGGTGACGGCGGAGGGCGCGCCGCGCTGATCGTGTGCGAGGACAGCACCTGCTCGACAGTGACCTCCGAGCACGTGGTCAGGATCGCCCGCACCCTCCCCTACGAATCCGGCGCGCTCTACAAGCGTGAGCTGCCGTGCATCCAGGCCGTCCTGACGTCCGCGCCGCCCGTCGACCTCCTGCTCGTCGACGGCTACGCCACCCTCGACCCGAAGGGCCGCCCCGGGCTCGGCGCGCATGCGGCTCGAGCGTTCGGCATTCCGGTGATCGGCGTCGCGAAGACGTCATTCCACTCAGCAACCCACGCAATCGAAGTGATCCGTGGCGCGGCCACACGGCCCCTCTACGTCACGACCGCCGGAGGCGTGTCGCTCGACAACGCCGCGCGCCTGGTCGCCGCGATGGCTGGCAGCCATCGTCTGCCTGACGCCCTGGCCAAGGCGGACCGTCTGGCCCGCGGCCGCGAAGAGCCACGCACCATTGGCCCATTCTGA
- a CDS encoding HNH endonuclease produces MAAQLTAEEVRSFVDRITAGVCPDDPAAQIDVIAALETLKSAAAAVQAEASVVYDARRRADEAAAGVQAARQGRGVASEIALARRESPHRGQVLLGLAKVLHSEMPHTLARLRDGSLSEFRAMLLARETACLPIELRMFADEETCADPAALDGVGTRELVGRIRRLVAELDPAAVARRARKAQADRNVTVRPAPDTMTYLTALVPVAQGVAAYAALRKAAEAARAAGDPRSLGQLMSDLMVARLTGVADTGTPEAAPAVPVTVDVVISDESLAGGHAPAEVSADGVPAEVVPPEVARNLLAQAINQPSDSEVISWFRCLYRNRLGRLVAMTTRSRFHTKAMGEFLALRGAGICATPFCDAPVRHNDHITPVADGGDTTADDGQGLCQACNHAKQAPGWRQHQVGHPVDRHQVETITPTGHRYTATAPAPPGWREPRYVQTGPGRYQLIA; encoded by the coding sequence ATGGCAGCGCAGCTCACGGCAGAGGAGGTCCGGTCGTTCGTCGACCGAATCACCGCTGGCGTGTGCCCGGACGACCCGGCCGCGCAGATCGACGTGATCGCGGCGCTGGAGACGTTGAAGTCCGCGGCGGCTGCTGTGCAGGCCGAGGCGTCGGTGGTGTACGACGCCCGCCGCCGCGCCGACGAGGCAGCGGCCGGGGTCCAGGCGGCCCGCCAGGGCCGTGGTGTCGCCTCCGAGATCGCGCTCGCCCGTCGTGAGTCACCCCACCGCGGGCAGGTCCTTCTCGGTCTGGCGAAGGTGCTGCACTCCGAGATGCCGCACACCCTGGCCCGCCTGCGCGACGGATCGTTGTCGGAGTTCCGGGCGATGCTGCTGGCGCGGGAGACGGCTTGTCTGCCGATCGAGCTGCGGATGTTCGCCGACGAGGAGACCTGTGCCGACCCGGCCGCCCTCGACGGGGTCGGGACGAGGGAGTTGGTCGGCCGGATCCGCCGGCTGGTGGCCGAGCTCGACCCCGCCGCGGTCGCCCGCCGCGCCCGCAAAGCACAAGCCGACCGCAACGTGACCGTCCGCCCGGCGCCGGACACGATGACCTACCTGACCGCACTGGTCCCGGTCGCCCAAGGGGTCGCGGCCTATGCCGCGCTCCGCAAGGCAGCGGAAGCGGCGCGTGCCGCGGGCGATCCCCGCAGCCTGGGGCAGCTCATGAGCGACCTGATGGTCGCTCGGCTCACCGGCGTCGCCGACACGGGTACCCCCGAGGCGGCGCCGGCGGTGCCGGTCACGGTCGACGTGGTGATCTCGGACGAGTCCCTGGCCGGTGGCCACGCCCCTGCGGAGGTCTCCGCGGACGGCGTACCAGCCGAGGTGGTGCCGCCCGAAGTCGCCCGCAACCTCCTCGCCCAGGCCATCAACCAGCCGTCCGACAGCGAGGTGATCAGCTGGTTCCGGTGCCTGTACCGCAACCGTCTCGGCCGGCTGGTCGCGATGACCACCCGATCCCGGTTCCACACGAAGGCGATGGGTGAGTTCCTCGCCCTGCGCGGTGCCGGGATCTGCGCCACCCCGTTCTGTGATGCCCCGGTCCGGCACAACGACCACATCACCCCGGTCGCCGACGGTGGCGACACCACGGCCGACGACGGCCAGGGGCTGTGCCAGGCGTGCAACCACGCCAAACAAGCCCCGGGCTGGCGACAACACCAGGTCGGGCACCCCGTCGACCGTCACCAGGTCGAGACGATCACCCCGACCGGCCACCGCTACACCGCCACCGCACCCGCCCCACCCGGCTGGCGAGAACCCCGCTACGTCCAGACCGGCCCCGGCCGCTACCAGCTCATCGCCTGA
- the smpB gene encoding SsrA-binding protein SmpB: MAKGKSGATSKGDDGGRKLVASNKKARHDYHIEDTYEAGLVLQGTEVKSLRMGRASLVDGFVDIDGGEAWLHGVHIPEYAQGTWTNHAARRKRKLLLHRDEIDKIERKVSEKGHTVVPLALYFVKGRAKIEIGLAKGKKSWDKRQAIAERTADREKEEAIGRRLKGMRD, translated from the coding sequence ATGGCCAAGGGGAAGTCGGGAGCGACGAGCAAGGGGGACGACGGCGGGCGCAAGCTCGTCGCGTCCAACAAGAAGGCGCGCCACGACTACCACATCGAGGACACCTACGAGGCGGGCCTGGTCCTCCAGGGCACCGAGGTGAAGTCGCTGCGGATGGGGCGCGCGAGCCTGGTCGACGGATTCGTCGACATCGACGGCGGGGAGGCCTGGCTGCACGGCGTCCACATCCCCGAGTACGCCCAGGGCACCTGGACCAACCACGCCGCCCGCCGCAAGCGCAAGCTGCTCCTGCACCGCGACGAGATCGACAAGATCGAGCGCAAGGTCAGCGAGAAGGGCCACACGGTCGTCCCGCTGGCGCTCTACTTCGTCAAGGGCCGGGCCAAGATCGAGATCGGCCTCGCCAAGGGCAAGAAGTCGTGGGACAAGCGCCAGGCGATCGCCGAGCGCACCGCGGACCGGGAGAAGGAAGAGGCGATCGGTCGCCGGCTCAAGGGCATGCGTGACTGA
- a CDS encoding M23 family metallopeptidase, which yields MPAWAHPQWLVTAVAVVVALAGLAVPIAHADDRDDLEDKQDQVRGQISSVKDDIHEASARVAKISSQLRKAQGQLSAARSRLADVRGELADARTIATQLKAKLATAEAKLVKAKADLAQAKIEVAQQREEGRDTLIRMSTEANPELDVLMSYAEGDSLEEVLVSQTTNGVVTGRQQQALDALEVVQQLMADREAAVRDARNEVASAKKEADANVATITKLVNKAAATEATVSSLVSRTSTARAAVVAARAADRAALRRLEEREARIKRRILALSRGQGGSYNGDTGGLLAKPGPGPVTSPYGWRIHPIYGYWGLHNGIDFGTGCGAPLVAGESGKVIDTYFDEVYGNRLYLAIGRVNGASIVLVYNHMTSYAVGEGAHVRRGQVVGYSGSTGWSTGCHLHFIVMRNGEPVDPAPYL from the coding sequence ATGCCGGCATGGGCTCATCCCCAATGGCTGGTGACCGCGGTCGCCGTCGTCGTCGCCCTGGCCGGCCTCGCCGTGCCGATCGCGCACGCCGACGACCGCGACGACCTCGAGGACAAGCAGGACCAGGTCCGCGGGCAGATCTCCAGCGTCAAGGACGACATCCACGAGGCGAGCGCCCGGGTCGCGAAGATCTCCTCGCAGCTCCGCAAGGCGCAGGGGCAGCTGAGCGCCGCCCGGTCGCGGCTCGCCGACGTCCGCGGTGAGCTGGCCGACGCACGCACCATCGCGACCCAGCTCAAGGCGAAGCTGGCGACGGCCGAGGCCAAGCTGGTGAAGGCGAAGGCCGACCTCGCGCAGGCGAAGATCGAGGTCGCCCAGCAGCGCGAGGAGGGGCGCGACACCCTCATCCGGATGTCGACGGAGGCCAACCCGGAGCTCGACGTGCTCATGTCGTACGCCGAGGGCGACAGCCTCGAGGAGGTGCTGGTCAGCCAGACCACCAACGGCGTGGTCACCGGCCGGCAGCAGCAGGCGCTCGACGCCCTCGAGGTGGTCCAGCAGCTGATGGCCGACCGCGAGGCCGCCGTGCGCGACGCCCGCAACGAGGTCGCGAGCGCCAAGAAGGAAGCCGACGCCAACGTCGCGACCATCACCAAGCTGGTCAACAAGGCCGCCGCCACCGAGGCCACGGTCTCCTCCCTCGTCAGCCGTACGTCGACCGCGCGGGCCGCCGTCGTGGCCGCCCGTGCCGCCGACCGGGCGGCGCTGCGCCGCCTGGAGGAGCGCGAGGCGCGGATCAAGCGCCGCATCCTCGCCCTCTCCCGCGGGCAGGGCGGCAGCTACAACGGCGACACCGGCGGCCTGCTGGCCAAGCCGGGCCCGGGGCCGGTCACGTCGCCGTACGGCTGGCGGATCCACCCCATCTACGGGTACTGGGGCCTGCACAACGGCATCGACTTCGGCACCGGCTGCGGCGCCCCGCTCGTCGCGGGCGAGTCCGGCAAGGTGATCGACACCTACTTCGACGAGGTCTACGGCAACCGCCTCTACCTCGCCATCGGGCGGGTCAACGGCGCCTCGATCGTGCTCGTCTACAACCACATGACCAGCTACGCCGTCGGCGAGGGCGCGCACGTGCGGCGCGGCCAGGTCGTCGGCTACTCCGGCTCGACCGGCTGGTCGACGGGCTGCCACCTGCACTTCATCGTGATGCGCAACGGCGAGCCCGTGGACCCGGCGCCGTACCTGTAG